One window of Triticum dicoccoides isolate Atlit2015 ecotype Zavitan chromosome 5A, WEW_v2.0, whole genome shotgun sequence genomic DNA carries:
- the LOC119298454 gene encoding WAT1-related protein At5g64700-like isoform X2, which translates to MGSSFKSEWGPAICMVLIELFTTGQLLLTKVVVDAGLMVFALLTYRFFLRAALVVSLALILEPGRLKELTLKAFIWIFTSALVGFTIPGFAYIGLGDTSPGYAVNFYNIIPIAAFILAVLFRKEPLDMRSLVGNIKVVGTLVCVGGTLVISLYKGKVLHLWPTNIIGYHPKQVGAAFGHHHVRGTILLITSSLSLAVWYTVQAQMLKVFPYKYWSTVATCFVGSIQTAVVGVAMNREKATWALKWNMSLLTIVYSAILNTAAKFVMISWVVTQRGPTYPAMFCVVTVFFTTILDSLLLGNDMSVGSVLGMFMILAGLYLFLWGKRKESVPPSEENPKEQMLFQSGDKNDKSVANV; encoded by the exons ATGGGGTCGTCGTTTAAGTCGGAGTGGGGGCCGGCGATCTGCATGGTGCTCATCGAGCTGTTCACCACGGGGCAGCTGCTGCTCACCAAGGTGGTGGTCGACGCTGGCCTCATGGTCTTCGCCCTCCTCACCTACCGCTTCTTCCTCCGTGCCGCCCTCGTTGTCTCTCTCGCCCTCATCCTTGAGCC AGGGAGGTTGAAGGAGCTTACACTGAAGGCGTTCATATGGATTTTCACCAGTGCACTTGTGGG ATTCACAATTCCTGGTTTCGCCTACATTGGCCTCGGAGACACATCGCCAGGATACGCGGTAAACTTCTATAACATCATACCGATTGCCGCCTTCATCCTCGCGGTCCTTTTCAG GAAGGAGCCACTAGACATGAGGAGCCTGGTGGGGAACATCAAGGTCGTCGGAACCCTAGTCTGCGTTGGAGGAACGCTGGTGATCAGCCTGTACAAGGGCAAGGTGCTGCACCTTTGGCCCACAAATATCATCGGCTACCACCCGAAGCAAGTCGGAGCTGCTTTTGGTCACCACCATGTGCGTGGAACCATCTTGCTCATCACCAGCAGCCTCAGCCTCGCCGTCTGGTACACAGTACAG GCTCAGATGCTAAAAGTGTTCCCATACAAGTACTGGTCCACTGTCGCTACATGCTTCGTGGGGAGCATCCAAACGGCTGTCGTGGGGGTTGCCATGAACAGAGAGAAGGCAACATGGGCGCTCAAATGGAACATGAGCTTGCTCACCATTGTGTACTCG GCAATACTCAACACTGCTGCCAAATTTGTGATGATTTCATGGGTCGTCACGCAGCGTGGGCCAACCTATCCGGCCATGTTTTGTGTCGTGACGGTGTTCTTCACTACTATTCTCGACTCGTTGCTTCTCGGCAATGATATGTCCGTTGGGAG TGTTCTAGGCATGTTCATGATTCTAGCTGGGCTCTATCTTTTCCTTTGGGGAAAGAGAAAAGAATCGGTACCTCCGAGTGAAGAAAATCCAAAGGAACAAATGTTGTTTCAGAGTGGAGACAAGAATGATAAATCAGTAGCTAATGTATGA
- the LOC119298454 gene encoding WAT1-related protein At5g64700-like isoform X1, which produces MGGSTNVKEWWPAIFMLLIQIFTTGLMLLTKVVVDSGSLAWTLLTYRFFLGAILAIPLAMFFEKGRLKELTLKAFIWIFTSALVGFTIPGFAYIGLGDTSPGYAVNFYNIIPIAAFILAVLFRKEPLDMRSLVGNIKVVGTLVCVGGTLVISLYKGKVLHLWPTNIIGYHPKQVGAAFGHHHVRGTILLITSSLSLAVWYTVQAQMLKVFPYKYWSTVATCFVGSIQTAVVGVAMNREKATWALKWNMSLLTIVYSAILNTAAKFVMISWVVTQRGPTYPAMFCVVTVFFTTILDSLLLGNDMSVGSVLGMFMILAGLYLFLWGKRKESVPPSEENPKEQMLFQSGDKNDKSVANV; this is translated from the exons ATGGGGGGCTCGACGAACGTGAAGGAATGGTGGCCTGCCATCTTCATGTTGTTGATCCAAATTTTCACGACAGGGTTAATGTTGCTCACAAAGGTGGTGGTGGACAGTGGGTCACTTGCTTGGACCTTGCTCACGTACCGCTTCTTCCTTGGCGCCATCTTGGCCATCCCCTTGGCGATGTTCTTTGAGAA AGGGAGGTTGAAGGAGCTTACACTGAAGGCGTTCATATGGATTTTCACCAGTGCACTTGTGGG ATTCACAATTCCTGGTTTCGCCTACATTGGCCTCGGAGACACATCGCCAGGATACGCGGTAAACTTCTATAACATCATACCGATTGCCGCCTTCATCCTCGCGGTCCTTTTCAG GAAGGAGCCACTAGACATGAGGAGCCTGGTGGGGAACATCAAGGTCGTCGGAACCCTAGTCTGCGTTGGAGGAACGCTGGTGATCAGCCTGTACAAGGGCAAGGTGCTGCACCTTTGGCCCACAAATATCATCGGCTACCACCCGAAGCAAGTCGGAGCTGCTTTTGGTCACCACCATGTGCGTGGAACCATCTTGCTCATCACCAGCAGCCTCAGCCTCGCCGTCTGGTACACAGTACAG GCTCAGATGCTAAAAGTGTTCCCATACAAGTACTGGTCCACTGTCGCTACATGCTTCGTGGGGAGCATCCAAACGGCTGTCGTGGGGGTTGCCATGAACAGAGAGAAGGCAACATGGGCGCTCAAATGGAACATGAGCTTGCTCACCATTGTGTACTCG GCAATACTCAACACTGCTGCCAAATTTGTGATGATTTCATGGGTCGTCACGCAGCGTGGGCCAACCTATCCGGCCATGTTTTGTGTCGTGACGGTGTTCTTCACTACTATTCTCGACTCGTTGCTTCTCGGCAATGATATGTCCGTTGGGAG TGTTCTAGGCATGTTCATGATTCTAGCTGGGCTCTATCTTTTCCTTTGGGGAAAGAGAAAAGAATCGGTACCTCCGAGTGAAGAAAATCCAAAGGAACAAATGTTGTTTCAGAGTGGAGACAAGAATGATAAATCAGTAGCTAATGTATGA